From a single Hippopotamus amphibius kiboko isolate mHipAmp2 chromosome X, mHipAmp2.hap2, whole genome shotgun sequence genomic region:
- the CBLL2 gene encoding LOW QUALITY PROTEIN: E3 ubiquitin-protein ligase CBLL2 (The sequence of the model RefSeq protein was modified relative to this genomic sequence to represent the inferred CDS: inserted 1 base in 1 codon; deleted 1 base in 1 codon; substituted 1 base at 1 genomic stop codon): protein MNGSPAGEKEFECNGGGRYDCKGDELLGRKKTFPECIWEGFTINIIGEKDDLPIHFCDKCDLPIKIYGRIIPCKHAFCYDCANLYEKKGDKICPGCSIPVLRIEEHTRGSVFMCSAGQKCRKTYLSQRELEAHMNYHYKRAKKLVTYAPLXMASPTTEIPEMLLYKDHVSHIPPELHSIMSPPRVQCVSHKRSNQPREDLHAPPAELPPCLPPLVPQELISVSTREHSSLIIAPIQGGDSNPGAKELSPPAXAPAHHHSEHQSQPVVLPPYIMPPEEHALPPSPPPPVSSPMSYSLQDSSTPQLVCSQVPPPPKTSDPSPVTSSPGCIIAPVPPYVNPPPPGSLLSQNDGPPVSDFPSNRHNSNSLPQFTEEQETLSPPFTKRDGTNPGMRPLSKGLSPPPPTQGPPSPTPLSGSHHSDQTRYRPY from the exons ATGAATGGGTCGCCAGCTGGTGAGAAAGAATTTGAATGTAATGGAGGAGGGAGGTATGATTGTAAAGGCGATGAACtcttgggaagaaagaaaacatttcctgaATGCATTTGGGAGGGCTTTACGATAAACATCATAGGTGAAAAGGATGATTTACCAATTCATTTCTGTGACAAATGTGATTTGCCTATTAAAATCTATGGACGTATAATTCCGTGCAAGCATGCTTTTTGCTATGACTGTGCTAATTTGTACGAAAAAAAA GGAGATAAGATATGTCCAGGCTGTAGTATTCCTGTGCTGCGAATTGAGGAGCATACACGAGGTTCTGTCTTCATGTGTAGCGCTGGGCAGAAGTGCAGGAAAACTTATTTGTCTCAAAGAGAGTTAGAAGCTCATATGAACTACCACTATAAGAGAGCTAAAAAACTTGTTACCTATGCTCCAC GTATGGCTTCACCAACAACCGAAATCCCTGAGATGCTGCTATACAAGGACCATGTGAGCCATATTCCACCAGAGTTGCACAGCATTATGTCACCACCTCGGGTGCAGTGTGTATCACACAAGCGCAGTAACCAGCCACGCGAGGATCTTCATGCTCCTCCAGCAGAATTGCCACCATGCCTACCTCCTTTGGTCCCTCAGGAACTCATTAGTGTTTCAACAAGAGAACACAGCAGTTTAATAATTGCCCCTATTCAGGGTGGTGACTCAAATCCTGGTGCCAAAGAACTATCACCTCCTGCCTGAGCACCTGCTCACCATCATTCTGAACATCAAAGTCAGCCAGTGGTATTGCCCCCTTACATTATGCCTCCAGAGGAACACGCACTGCCCCCATCTCCTCCACCACCAGTAAGCAGTCCAATGTCATATTCTCTCCAGGATTCAAGTACTCCTCAGTTGGTTTGTAGTCAAGTGCCACCTCCACCCAAGACTTCTGATCCATCACCAGTAACTTCTTCCCCTGGATGTATTATTGCCCCAGTGCCACCTTATGTgaatcctcctcctccaggatcTCTTCTATCTCAAAATGATGGTCCACCTGTAAGTGACTTCCCTTCTAACCGTCATAATTCTAACTCTTTACCCCAATTCACTGAAGAACAGGAAACTCTGAGCCCTCCGTTTACAAAACGGGATGGAACAAATCCTGGTATGCGGCCTCTATCAAAAGGACTTTCACCTCCTCCACCAACTCAAGgtccaccctccccaaccccactttCTGGATCACATCACTCAGATCAGACAAGATATAGACCATATTAA